A region from the Spea bombifrons isolate aSpeBom1 chromosome 7, aSpeBom1.2.pri, whole genome shotgun sequence genome encodes:
- the DCTN5 gene encoding dynactin subunit 5 encodes MELSELLYNKSEYIETASGNKVSRQSVLCGSQNIVLNGKTIVMNDCIIRGDLANVRVGRHCVIKSRSVIRPPFKKFSKGVAFFPLHIGDHVFIEEDCVVNAAQIGSYVHIGKNCVIGRRCVLKDCCKILDNTVLPPETVVPPFTVFAGCPGLFSGELPECTQELMMDVTKSYYQKFLPLTQI; translated from the exons ATGGAGCTGAGTGAGCTGCTGTATAATAAATCGGAGTATATAGAGACC GCATCCGGAAACAAAGTAAGCAGACAGTCTGTACTGTGCGGCAGCCAAAACATTGTGCTAAATGGAAAG ACCATCGTTATGAATGATTGCATTATTCGGGGAGACCTGGCGAATGTCCGCGTCGGTCGTCACTGTGTCATCAAAAGTCGCAGCGTGATCAGGCCTCCTTTTAAGAAATTCAGCAAAGG GGTCGCCTTTTTCCCTCTGCATATTGGGGACCACGTGTTCATTGAAGAGGATTGCGTGGTGAATGCGGCACAGATCGGATCCTACGTACACATAGGAAAGAACTGCGTGATT GGCCGTAGATGTGTCTTAAAGGACTGTTGCAAAATTTTGGACAACACCGTCTTACCCCCGGAAACCGTAGTCCCCCCGTTCACCGTGTTCGCAGGATGTCCCG GGCTTTTCTCTGGAGAGCTTCCCGAATGCACTCAGGAACTCATGATGGACGTGACCAAAAGTTACTACCAAAAGTTTCTACCCCTAACGCAGATTTAG
- the PALB2 gene encoding partner and localizer of BRCA2: protein MFMHMDNSQEIGMEVSPEKNLTPEEEEKLKEKLALLKKEYKRTFNRLQRSQTQLKKPDEQNRSPSRASARTEPLNTAADSSGKIRESQQCFQTPREDGDRRLSFRSNVESEILCAGTGSPQCPDGPENGIIEHSQEPRPYNRGQILRSRLKLKRSRRRECSVESSPTNTLTFLDRSQHDVSALCASGSPLFKKSINGRVGDAQLCRNECDRSQSFSLIGQQERSSTKDITENHHRIQQNSLGLKETACSLMNSSDISVVSRACDTSPSVLGTPEMCKRKTTDASSESSLEKPPPNTNEGQRKPSVIEENSPLTSCTLVEGLLFPVEYYVRTTRRMSSCQRKVDLDAVINSQLGRGRRGTRGRGKQEKVTRELDSAFQSLSPNSFLASGSVTSTTSLTPRGHPTAGKSRGTSRCRRGKGRGGRGAVNTSLAEMSPGAKEVSVQLEFNNVASPPTSGSQSEKENCEAQSQSQIDSAVEPGCPITGAEKPRNNERMNSQASQIISLSGRNGYSLRPRNSPSFSADPQKDDSERGLFNHMPLKQHIECSGSLFPSLSNRLSLKHLSSSSDIRDFHLPDEEFGDLKLQKLKTASHPEPSVPEQLKSQRRGRCDGKNSTAVPPAGGSTILQGAEAACSDGSKLDLGLLKTSEELLSDMESAARKQLLASPKDGPVLSQLYPTPEYPKALTHESDTQLTPRQALSPEVCENGREQDFPLNRSCEEARRDGADYSRVYEGVGTVFLKPTTITQVLDGPLVFDACSPSDTYSSAVDELETHGEPHSKSELSVEILPVDQSMEPVDASRLEMSSKKLTCDVLFSTSMCSVPLETFEETEVATCTPGLPLLGSSPAFAPASPCRGSPLTCRRPKLQSQTVIGSQTLPAGVTGAEPALVKSDGIDLTQCNVTRTCNGTVNFSGAEPQECEKTKHGEACNTQSAGYPVSDIDGNSSQVAAAGGPVPEKIEEKTLKRGRLHLVSQIQDGCRGRCAVDLSLVWWEFPDCRDLCIVAASESSVSLWRPRDNDRWEAAHTWDFTEVPVIQILPLPGEKNIVCVALGNLEIREIWSLLCRPGSLMWEQQMVTRGHAKIAQGLTTNRIVSSSGVGSSQVVEVLQLSAKGSAEGSHRLISPQDTVLAFCEVDGERNALVGSTVDNKIVIWNLDTKQLLRTIYVGDLCQDSTCLSASSDSGLLFLVFAGLHNASQKATRTCIFRLIAVNPKGARCANVMHYTLPDDHSGRFLEGDVKNRSAAAVLSCGSIALWDLSRSRCSAMLPPAPDAPWSLVRWDQSSSSILAGQKDGNICIYSCTGL from the exons ATGTTCATG CACATGGATAACTCCCAGGAGATTGGGATGGAAGTTTCTCCGGAAAAAAACCTCActccagaagaagaagaaaag CTGAAAGAAAAACTTGCATTATTGAAAAAGGAATACAAGAGGACGTTCAACCGTTTGCAG CgttcacaaacacaattaaagaAACCCGATGAGCAGAATCGCTCGCCTAGCCGAGCATCCGCACGCACAG AACCACTGAATACTGCCGCTGATTCTTCGGGAAAGATAAGGGAGTCGCAACAATGTTTTCAAACCCCAAGGGAGGACGGTGACAGAAGGTTGTCCTTTAGATCGAACGTGGAGTCTGAAATACTCTGTGCAGGAACCGGTTCTCCTCAGTGTCCTGACGGACCAGAAAATGGCATTATTGAACACTCTCAAGAGCCCAGACCGTATAACCGAGGTCAGATTCTAAGAAGCCGACTGAAGTTAAAAAGATCTAGAAGAAGAGAATGTTCTGTAGAGTCATCGCCTACAAATACTCTGACGTTCCTGGACAGGTCGCAGCATGATGTGTCGGCGCTGTGCGCTTCTGGGTCACCGCTGTTCAAGAAGAGTATAAATGGTCGGGTTGGTGATGCGCAGCTTTGCCGGAATGAATGTGACAGAAGCCAGTCGTTTTCTCTCATTGGCCAACAAGAACGTTCATCAACCAAAGACATCACAGAGAATCACCATAGAATCCAACAAAACTCATTGGGGCTAAAAGAGACAGCATGTTCTTTAATGAACTCTTCCGACATAAGCGTCGTCAGCAGAGCGTGTGATACTAGCCCTAGTGTTCTTGGTACGCCGGAGATGTGCAAGCGGAAGACCACCGACGCTTCTTCGGAGTCCTCTTTGGAGAAGCCTCCCCCAAACACTAATGAGGGCCAAAGAAAGCCTAGCGTAATAGAAGAGAATAGCCCACTAACCTCCTGCACTCTCGTAGAAGGGCTGTTGTTCCCTGTGGAATACTATGTGAGGACAACTCGGCGCATGTCCAGCTGCCAGAGGAAAGTGGACCTTGATGCGGTTATTAACAGTCAGCTTGGCAGAGGCAGGAGAGGCACAAGAGGGAGAGGAAAACAAGAAAAGGTGACTAGAGAGTTGGATAGCGCTTTCCAGTCACTTTCACCCAATAGTTTTCTAGCTTCGGGATCTGTAACCAGCACCACTTCACTGACCCCACGCGGCCACCCAACTGCAGGCAAGTCCCGTGGAACCAGTCGATGCAGGCGTGGAAAAGGCAGAGGGGGTCGTGGTGCTGTAAATACATCGCTTGCAGAGATGTCGCCCGGTGCCAAGGAGGTCTCCGTCCAGCTAGAATTTAATAACGTGGCAAGTCCACCAACAAGCGGTTCCCAAAGCGAGAAAGAGAATTGCGAGGCGCAGTCGCAGAGTCAGATCGATTCGGCCGTTGAACCAGGATGTCCCATTACTGGAGCCGAGAAGCCCAGAAATAATGAGCGAATGAATTCACAAGCGAGCCAAATCATATCTCTGTCTGGAAGAAATGGGTACTCGTTGAGGCCACGAAATTCCCCCAGCTTCTCTGCTGATCCCCAGAAGGATGACTCTGAAAGGGGCCTCTTCAACCACATGCCATTAAAACAACACATCGAATGTTCCG GTTCGCTGTTCCCGTCTCTGAGCAACAGGCTAAGCCTTAAACATCTGTCAAGTTCTTCCGACATCAGAGATTTCCATTTACCTGATGAGGAATTCGGTGACCTGAAGCTTCAAAAACTCAAGACTGCGAGTCATCCGGAGCCCTCGGTTCCAGAACAGCTCAAGAGTCAGAGACGCGGGAGATGTGATGGAAAGAACAGCACAGCGGTGCCACCCGCAGGCGGTTCCACCATCTTGCAAGGGGCAGAGGCAGCGTGTTCCGATGGTTCAAAACTTGATTTAGGACTTTTAAAAACAAGTGAGGAGCTCTTAAGCGATATGGAGTCTGCTGCTAGAAAACAATTATTGGCTTCACCAAAAGATGGCCCGGTATTGTCTCAGCTGTATCCCACTCCTGAATATCCAAAAGCTTTGACCCACGAGTCAGACACCCAACTTACACCGAGACAGGCACTGTCACCCGAAGTCTGTGAGAATGGGCGAGAACAAGACTTTCCTTTAAACCGGTCATGTGAAGAGGCCCGAAGGGACGGTGCCGACTATAGCAGAGTCTACGAAGGAGTTGGCACTGTATTTTTAAAGCCAACTACAATCACGCAAGTTTTGGATGGGCCATTGGTGTTCGATGCTTGTAGTCCTTCCGATACCTATTCATCTGCTGTCGATGAACTTGAAACCCACGGGGAACCTCACAGTAAAAGTGAACTCTCTGTTGAAATCCTTCCAGTAGATCAAAGTATGGAGCCTGTTGATGCGTCTCGCTTAGAGATGAGCTCAAAGAAACTGACATGTGACGTCCTCTTCTCTACTTCCATGTGTTCTGTCCCTCTAGAGACATTTGAGGAGACTGAGGTGGCCACCTGCACACCAGGCTTACCTTTGCTGGGTTCTTCTCCAGCTTTTGCACCTGCCTCACCATGCAGGGGTTCCCCTCTCACCTGCCGTCGTCCCAAATTACAATCTCAGACTGTCATCGGCTCACAGACTTTACCTGCAGGGGTCACTGGCGCTGAACCGGCGCTGGTGAAGAGTGATGGGATTGATTTAACGCAGTGCAACGTCACACGCACATGCAATGGAACGGTCAACTTTTCAGGAGCTGAACCACAAGAGTGTGAGAAAACAAAGCACGGGGAGGCGTGTAACACGCAGAGTGCGGGATATCCGGTGTCAGATATTGATGGAAACTCTTCTCAG GTGGCTGCTGCAGGTGGACCGGTTCCTGAGAAGATTGAAGAGAAGACGTTGAAGAGAGGTCGGCTGCACCTGGTGTCACAGATACAG GACGGCTGTCGGGGAAGGTGCGCGGTCGACCTGTCCTTGGTTTGGTGGGAATTTCCGGACTGTAGAGATCTGTGCATCGTGGCAGCGAGTGAATCTTCTGTGTCCCTCTGGAGGCCCAGGGACAATGACCGATGGGAGGCTGCGCACACGTGGGATTTTACAGAG GTGCCTGTCATCCAGATACTGCCTCTGCCTGGAGAGAAGAATATTGTTTGTGTTGCTCTTGGAAACCTGGAAATTCGGGAGATTTG GTCGTTACTCTGCCGGCCTGGAAGCCTGATGTGGGAGCAGCAAATGGTGACGCGCGGTCATGCCAAGATAGCTCAGGGATTAACCACGAACCGGATAGTCAGCAGCAGTGGTGTCGGCTCCAGCCAAGTGGTTGAGGTTCTCCAGCTTTCAGCCAAAGGAAG CGCTGAAGGATCCCACAGACTGATCTCCCCGCAAGATACCGTCCTGGCCTTCTGTGAAGTGGACGGGGAGAGAAATGCTTTGGTCGGCTCTACCGTGGATAATAAAATTGTAATCTG GAACTTGGACACAAAACAACTCCTCCGCACGATTTACGTGGGTGATCTCTGCCAGGATTCCACTTGTCTGAGTGCATCGTCTGATTCC GGTCTCTTGTTCCTGGTCTTTGCCGGTCTTCACAACGCCAGCCAGAAGGCCACCAGGACGTGCATATTCAGACTGATTGCGGTTAACCCTAAAGGAGCGCGATGTGCCAACGTCATGCATTACACGCTTCCGGACGATCACAGCGGGAG GTTTCTGGAAGGAGATGTGAAAAACCGGAGTGCCGCCGCCGTATTATCCTGCGGAAGCATCGCCCTCTGGGACTTATCTCGCAGTCGGTGCTCCGCGATGCTCCCTCCGGCCCCGGATGCTCCCTGGAGCTTGGTGCGATGGGATCAAAGCTCTTCATCTATATTGGCTGGACAGAAAGACggaaacatatgtatatattcgtGTACCGGACTTTAA
- the NDUFAB1 gene encoding acyl carrier protein, mitochondrial — MASRALCMCVRSALRPLPRRSAHVLGAAACRQRSSLARPSTIAPILAPQVSGSLLQLCRQYGDLPPLTLESISERVLYVLKLYDKIDPEKLAATSHFMKDLGLDSLDQVEIIMAMEDEFGFEIPDADGEKLMTPQEIVDYIADKKDVYE, encoded by the exons ATGGCGTCCCGTGCCCTCTGTATGTGTGTCCGCTCTGCTCTCCGTCCCCTTCCCCGTCGTTCCGCGCATGTCCTGGGCGCAGCCGCCTGCAGGCAACGCTCGTCCCTGGCAAGGCCTTCAACGATAGCCCCAATCCTCGCACCTCAG GTTTCCGGCTCCCTGCTTCAGTTGTGCCGCCAGTATGGAGACCTCCCACCCCTCACGCTGGAGAGCATCTCTGAGCGGGTTTTATACGTGTTGAAGTTGTACGACAAGATTGACCCAGAAAAG CTGGCTGCGACCTCGCACTTCATGAAAGATCTGGGATTGGACAGTTTGGACCAAGTTGAAATAATCATGGCGATGGAGGATGAGTTTG GCTTCGAGATCCCAGACGCAGATGGCGAGAAGCTGATGACACCGCAGGAGATCGTAGATTACATTGCAGATAAAAAGGACGTTTATGAATGA